The genomic interval ACAATTCCTGCAGCCGCACCGCGATGGTCGGGCCCTGTTCGGCCTCGTAATCGATCGGCAGCTTCGAGCCGGTCGGCGCTTCGAAATGGGTCGGAGCCTCGCGATCGAGCCGGCCGCGCAGCTCCCACGGCAGCAGGTTCATCAGGGCGTCCGACAGGTCGGAGGCCGAAAAATCTCTCAGGCCTGTCTTGTCGAACAGCGCCGGCACCAGCCAGTTTTCGCGCGACTCGGCGAGGGCGGCGTCCGACAAATCAGGCCAGGGGTCACCCTCGGCCTTGCGCAGGAACATCACCCGGCCGCGCCATTGCTGAAGCTGCTTCGACCACGGCAACCGGTCGAGCCCGGCCGCGACCAGGCCGTCGGCGAGCCCGCGCGCGGTCTGTTCGGACGGCGTCAGCGCCAGCGGTGCTTCGGACAGCGTGATCGCATGCAGCCCACGGCGGCGCCGGGCGCGGAGCGCCATCGCGGAGCGGTCGAAGCTCACCTCGTCCGCGTCGGTGATCTGATCGCCGAAATGCAGCTCGATCTCGGACAGCGTGATCGGCGCCGCCAGCAAGATGCGGCCCTGTGCGGCGCTGCCGGTGAGTTCGCCGACCGCCAGATACGGCGCGCGTGCCAACGCGGAAGTCTGCTCAACCGCGGCGCCGCGGCCATTGGCGAGCGTGAAGCTGCCATTGCCGCGGTTCTTGGCGACACGATCCGGGAACGCGAAGGCGAGCAGGACGCCGGAGGAGAGCTCGCCCGCGTCTTGCGGGGAGCGAGACGACGATGCTGCCTGCGCCGCCCAGCGCTGCGCCATCTGCCGGGCGCTGCTGGCGCGCTGCGAGCGGTCGCGGCGGAATTGGTCGCGGCGATGGTCGAGATCGGCCCCGTCGCCGCCCAGCCCGCGCTCGGTCAGAATCGCGGCGATTTCGGCGGCATCCTCGGCGCAGCCGTGGCGGGCGGCATCGACGATCATCCGCGCCAGCCGTGGCGGCAGCGCCATCGCCCGCAGGCTGCGGCCCTCGTCGGTGATGCGGCCGTCCGGGTCGAGCGCGCCGAGCTCGCCGAGCAGCTCGCGGGCTTCCTTCAGCGCCGGCTGCGGCGGCGGATCGAGGAAGGCCAGCGACGACGGATCGGCGACGCCCCACTGGGCGAGGTCGAGCAGCAGCGACGACAGATCGGCGGACAGGATCTCCGGCTGCGTATAGGCCGGCAGCGACGCGGTCTGCGGCTCGTCCCATAGCCGGTAGCAGACGCCGGGCTCGATCCGGCCGGCACGGCCGCGGCGCTGATCGACCGCGGCGCGCGAGGCGCGCACCGTCTCCAGCCGGGTCAGGCCGAGGTCAGGCTCGTAACGGGGGACTCGGGACAAGCCACAATCGACGACGATCCGCACGCCCTCGATGGTCAGCGAGGTCTCGGCGATCGAGGTCGCCAGCACCACTTTGCGCTGGCCTTTCGGTGCAGGCTGGATGGCGCGGTCCTGCACCGCGGCGTCGAGCGCGCCGAACAGCGGGACGATCTCGACCGCCGGATCCTGCACCCGCTCGCGCAGCATCGTCTCGGTGCGCCGGATTTCGGCGGCGCCGGGCAGAAACGCCAGCACCGAGCCGGTTTCCGCCCGCAGCGCCTGCGCGATGGCCTCGGCCATCTGCCGCTCCGACGGCGCGTCGCTGCGGCGGCCGAGATAGCGGGTCTCGACCGGAAACGCCCGGCCGAGGCTTTCGACCACCGGCGCATCCCCGAGCAGCCGGGCGACGCGGGCGCCGTCGATCGTCGCCGACATCACCAGGATGCGCAGATCCTCGCGCAGACCTTGCTGGGCGTCGCGAGCCAGGGCGAGGCCGAGATCGGCATCGAGCGAGCGTTCGTGAAACTCGTCGAACAGCACAGCAGCGACTCCGGTGAGTTCCGGGTCGTCGAGGATCTGGCGGGTGAAAATGCCCTCGGTGACGACCTCGATCCGGGTGGCGCGTGACACCTTGGAGCCGAATCGGACGCGGTAACCGACCGTCTCGCCAGCCTTCTCGCCCAGCGTCTTCGCCATCCGCTCGGCGCTGGCGCGGGCGGCGATCCGCCGTGGCTCGAGCACGATGATCTTCTGGTTCTTCAGCCACGGCGCATCGAGCAACGCGAGCGGCACGCGGGTGGTCTTGCCGGCGCCGGGGGGCGCGACCAACACCGCAGTATTGCTCGCCTCGAGCGCGGCGGTGAGCTCGTCGAGCGCGTCGTCGATCGGCAGCGGGGTGTCGAAGGTGCGGGTCAAAAGTCAGCTCGAAGGATGCAAGGGGCGGATGGTTAACAGAAACAACCTGCAGCGGCAAAACAGCCCACCCAGGCTTCCAATTCCGGAAATGCCGCACATTCGATAGTGGGGGCAACACTAACTCAACCGATCGCGCCGATGATGCATCCGAGCCGCATCAGACGGGAACAACCATGACTGCGAACGGCACACTGGCTCCGCGCATGCACGGCGGCCGGGTCGACTGGGTCGACTATGCCAAGGGCATCTGCATCATCATGGTGGTGATGATGCACTCGGTGCTCGGCGTCGAGGCCGCGGCAGGCCAGGCCAGCTTCATGCACTATGTGGTCGAGTTCGCTCGCCCGTTTCGGATGCCGGACTTCTTCCTGATCTCCGGCCTATTCCTGGCGGTGGTGATCGATCGCGGCTGGCGGACCTATCTCGATCGTAAGGTCGTGCACTTCGCTTACTTCTATGTGCTGTGGGTGACGATCCAGTTCGCCTTCAAGGCGCCGAGCTTCGCCGCCGAGATGGGGTGGATCGGCGTCGCCAAGCTATATGCGCTGTCGTTCATCGATCCATTCGGCACGCTATGGTTCATCTATCTGCTGCCGATCTTCTTCGTCGTCACCAAGCTGACGCGGCGGCTGCCGCCGCTGCTGATCTGGGCTGTCGCCGCGCTCCTGGAATCGCTGCACGTTAACACCGGCTGGATGGTGCCGGACGAATTCTGCGCGCGGTTCTTCTATTTCTACACCGGCTATCTGTTCGCCCGGCATGTCTTCGCGTTTTCCGATGCGGCCCGCGCCCGCCCAGCTCTGGCGCTGATCGGCCTCGCGGGGTGGGCGGTGATCAACGCGGTGCTGGTGCATAGCGGGGCTGCCGACCTGCCGGTGATTTCGCTGCTGCTCGGGCTCGCGGGCGCCTGTGCCATCATCACAGTCGGCACGTTGCTGGCGGAGAAGCGCTGGCTCGACGGCCTGCGGTTCTGCGGCGAGCATTCGATCGTGATCTATCTCGCGTTCTTCCTGCCGATGGCGATCAGCCGGTCGCTGCTGTTGAAGTACGCGCCGTTTCTCGATCTCGGCGTGATCGCGATCATCGTCAACATTGCCGGGGTGGTCGGCGCGCTGATCATCTGGAAACTGGCGATGAAGAGCGTCGCCACGTTCCTGTTCGAACGTCCCGACGCCTTCTGGATCGCCCCGCGCAAACAGACTCCGCGGCTGCAGGCCGCGGAGTAATCAAGACTTCCGTCTTCATAGCTGGGCAACTCGGATCCGCGCTTCGCGCCGTCCGCGCGCAGCTCTGTCGCGAAGCAGTCCAGCCTCGTATGGGGGCTGGATGCTTCGCGTCGCTCGCAATGACGGAGAGGAGCGTGGCGGGGGCTTTACCGCCAGGCGTCGGCCTGCACCACGGCGTCGTCCCGCCAGGCTTCGCGTGCGGCCTTGTTGGCCATCCAGTTCGGCAGGAAGGTCAGCGCTTCGTCGAGAATGTGCGGAGTGTGCAGGCCCGGCGAATATTCCAGCGCACGCTTGAAGTACTCCTTCAGCGCCGGCCGGAAGGTCGGGTGCGCACAGTTCTCGATGATCACCTTGGCGCGCTGCTTCGGCGACAGGCCGCGCAGATCGGCGAGGCCCTGCTCGGTGACGATCACCTGAACATCGTGCTCGGTGTGATCGACATGCGAGGTCATCGGCACGATGCAGGAGATCTTGCCGCCCTTCGCGGCCGACGGCGTCATGAAGAACGACAGGAAGCTGTTGCGGGCGAAGTCGCCGGAACCGCCGATGCCGTTCATGATGCTCGTGCCCATCACGTGGGTCGAGTTGACGTTGCCGTAGATGTCGGCCTCGATCATGCCGTTCATCGCGATCACGCCGAGCCGGCGGATCACTTCCGGATGGTTGGAGATCTCCTGCTGACGCAGGACGATGCGCTCGCGATAGAAATCGAGATTGCGCAGGAATTCGTCATAGCCTTCCGGCGACAGCGACAACGCGGTCGCCGAAGCGTGAGTCAGCTTGCCCTTGCGCAACAGGTGCAGCATGCCGTCCTGCAGCACCTCGGTGTAGGCGGTGAGATTTTCGAACGGGCCATCTTCGAGGCCGGCCATCACCGCATTGGCGACGTTGCCGACGCCCGATTGCAGCGGCAGCAGATTGTGCGGCAGCCGGCCCTTCTTCACCTCGTGGCCGAGGAAATCCAGGATATGGCCGGCGATCGCCTGCGAGGTGTCATCGGGCGGCGAGAACGCCGAGTTGCGATCGGGCAGGTTGGTCTCGACGATCGCGACGATCTTGGCGGAATCGCAGCGCAGATACTGCTCACCGATGCGGTCACCGGAAGCGATGATCGGAATCGGTTTGCGGTTCGGCGGCAGCTGCGTGCCGTAATAGACGTCGTGCATGCCTTCGAGGCGGATGTCCTGCCAAGCGTTGACCTCGAGGATGACCTTGTCGGCGAGATCAAGCCAAGTCTTGTTGTTGCCGATCGACGACGACGGGATCAAGCTACCGTCCTCGCGGATGCCGGCGACTTCGACCACAGCAATGTCGAGCTTACCGAGGAAGCCGAACCAGGCGTGCTGGGCGACGTGGGACAGATGGATGTCGATGTATTCCATCCGCCCGGCGTTGATGCGCTTACGGCAGGTCGGGTCGGACTGATAAGGCAGCCGCATCTCGATGCCGTCGACCTTGGCGAGTGCGCCATCGAGCTCGGGGGCCGTCGAGGCGCCGGTCCAGACGCTAACCTTGAACTTCTGGCCACGGGCATGATGCGCGTTGATGCGCTCGGCGAGCGCCAGCGGCAGCAGCTTCGGATAACCGGCGCCGGTGAAACCGCTCATGCCGACATGCGCGCCGGACGGAATCAGCGCGGCAGCGTCGGCTGCGGTCATGACCTTGGAGCGGAGGTGGGGAGCAAGGATGCGCTCGGCGTTGACCATCAACGACTCTTTCTTGCTAGGAGCGGCCAGGGGATTGATGCGATTCGTCTAGTCGCTGTGACAAAAAGAGCCATGCAACCTATGGCGAAGGAGGCATGCGTCCCGCTCCCAAACGATGCCGCGTCCGACACCCAGACGAGCTTGCCCTACTTAGTCGCAGGCTACATGTCACTGTTTTGTCTTGGAAATATAAACTGCGGCCGACATTGATTGCGCCGTTAATTAAACGAGCCTGTTGAGTCAGAAAGTCATGCTGATCTTGCAGGGCTGGGCCGCTGAGGCACGTGGGCGTTAATAGATCAAGCAGGCGGGCTCGACGCCCGAAATGGTGCCCCTGGCCGGGATCGAACCAGCACTCCTTGCGGAACTCGATTTTGAGTCGAGCGCGTCTACCAGTTCCGCCACAGGGGCCCGCGCGACCGAAAATCATCCGGCCGCGAAGCGCGCGGGACTATAGCGGTCCCGGAGTCGGGGTCAACCCGACGCGCCGAGGCGGCGGCGGACACTCTGGTTTGATCGGACGGCGTCTCGACAGCGTCTCGGCCCCGAGATACGACCCCTGCCGCATCCCGGAGATCGACATTGACCGCCGACCTGATCGACCATCGAGGCACCCTTTCCAAGACGGGCCGCCCGGAGCGGATCGCGGGGAGCGTGGCGCTGACCGTCGCGGTCGTCGCCGTGGCGGCGCTGGGGCTCGCTTGGTTCTCCCAGCTCGTGCTGGAACTGGCGCCCTGCAAGCTCTGCCTGGAGCAGCGTTACGCCTATTATCTCGACGTCCCGCTCGGGCTGCTGATCGCCTTCGCGGCCTGGCGCCGCGCGTCGGTGGGGCTGCTGGCGGCGGGCCTGGTCGTGCTCGGCCTGATGGCGCTCGGCAACGCCGGCCTTGCCGCCTACCACGCCGGGGTCGAGTGGCGGTTCTGGGCCGGCCCGTCGGACTGCTCAGGACCGATCCTGGACCTCAGCAAGGCGGGTGGACTGCTGGCCCAGCTCGACACGGTCAAAGTTGTGCGCTGCGACGAGGTGCAGTGGCGGTTCCTCGGCCTGTCGTTTGCCGGCTACAACGTGCTGGCCTCGCTGGCGCTCGCCGCGCTGTGCGGATGGGGCTTGGTCCGGCTCAAGCGGCGCTGAGGTCAGTCGTCGACGTCGTCCGGGCTGTGCCCGAACCAATGCACGATCCCCGGCGTCACGATCGAGACGTAGATGAAGCGCGACAGATGGTGCGCGCCGACGAACACCGGATCGATGTGCAACGTCAGCGCCAGCGCCATCATGGCGTCCATCGCACCGGGTGAGAACGCCACCACCAGGTCGTTCAGCTTGACCGGGGTGGTCAGCATGATGGCGACGACGAACACCGCCGAGATCGCGATCGCGACGGCGAATGAACCGAGCGCTGCCCCGATATAGCTGAGGATCGTGCGCGGCTTGATGGCGCCGAACCGAGCGCCGATCAGGGTGCCGATCCCGACCAGTGCGGCCAGATAGGCCCATTGCGGCAGCGTGCCTTCCACCCAACCGCCGCCGTGCAGCACCGATGAGCCGAGCATTGCGCCGAACATCCAGCTTGCGGGGAAGTTCACCAGCCGCAGCAGCAGCGCGACGCCGACCGCGACCGCAATCAGGACCGCCAGGACGAGCGGTGTCGCCTCCGGCCCGCGCGACGGCAATGGTCCGTGACCCGCCATGCCGATCAGCGCCAGCAGCATCGGCACCGCGCTGGTCAGGATGATCACGCGCATGACTTGAACGACGGCGATGCCGGGCACGTCCGCTTTGCGTTCGGTGGCCAGCATGATGATCTGCGACAGCGCGCCGGGACTGCCAGCCAGCAATGCCGACGTCCGGTCCCAGCCATGGATGCGCTGCAGATAGATGCTGCTGCCGAAGGTGGCGCAGAACGTCGCCACCGCGAGCAGCCCGATCGTCACCGGATAGGACGCCAGATTGTGCACCATGGTGGGCGACACCACCGAGCCCAGCGAGACGCCGAGCGCCATCAGCACGATGTGCGACAGTGGCGGCGGAAGCCCCATTTTCCGTCCGGCAAGACCGGCGGCGCCGACCGCGATCATCGCGCCCGTGATCAGTCCCCCGGGGAGCTGCGCCCAATAGAACAATGCGCCGCCGGCTGAGCCGATGGCGATCGTTTCGACCACCTGGAGAGTCTTGGACCGCAACGTCATGGCGGTCAGCGCAGGATTTTGAGGCACGCGACCTTATTGCAAATCATTATACCTTCGGCAATTGCGCCTCGCGCGCGCGGCCATGCCGGCGATGCGGGTGCTCGCTGTCTCTCCACGCTGGTAATCGGATCGCAATTGTCAGTTGCATCCCGCGAGATAGAATATCGACGGGTGGCACACCAGGGAGATGGGACATGAGAGTTCTGAGGTACGAGACCCGTGCGGCGCTAATGACTGCAGCGGCGCTGCTGATATGGTCGGCCGCAACCCCCGCGCAGGCGCTGACCGCGCAGGAGTGCAGTGCCAAGTATCAGGCCGCCAAGACTGACGGCACGCTGAACGGGCAGGGCTGGAACGACTTCCGCAAGGAGCATTGCGGGGCAGCGGCGAGCGCCGACAGCAAGGCCGCGGAAGCCAAGCCGGCAGATGCCAAGCCCGCAGATACCAAGCCCGACGCGAAGCCGGAGGCTAAATCCGAAGCCAAGCCGGCCGAATCCAAACCCGAGGGCAAGTCGAAAGCCAAGAGCGCCGCAGCGCCGGCTGTGCCGCAAGGGCCGGCGGTGTATCCGACCGCGATCGACGCCAAGTTCGCCCAGGAAAAACCGACGCTGGCGCGACTGCATACTTGTGCCCAGCAGTGGAAGGCGAACAAGGCCGCGAACGCCACGGGCGGTCTGCGCTGGATCCAAAAGGGCGGCGGCTACTGGAGCGAGTGCAACAAGCGCCTGAAGGGCTGACGTCACTCGCTTTCATGGACGGCTGCGGGCGCCCCGGCCTTTCTGCGTCGTACCGGCGGTATCGGGCGCATAGCAGCCGTCCTGCTGCTGCGATTGACAGGTTCCGACGGAGCCCGCATCGGTGCGGGCGATTTTCCGCGTGAGGGAACCTGATGATCGCCAGCGTCGGCCTGATCCTGCTGTGCCAGCTCGTCGGCGAAGTGATCGCCCGCGGGTTGGGGTTGCCGTTGCCAAGTCCGGTGCTTGGCTTGATGTTGCTGTTCTGCCTGTTGGTGCTGCGCGATTACGTCAAGCCGCTCGCGCTCGGACCGCTCGGCAATGGCGGCGTCGAGGAGGCTTCCAAGGGCATGCTGGCGCATTTGTCGCTGCTGTTCGTGCCTGCCGGCGTGGGGGTAATCCAGCAGCTCGATATGATCACCACCCATGGTGTTGCGATCATGCTGGTCCTGGCCGGGTCGGTGCTGATCACGCTGGTGGTCACGGTGGTGACATTCGTGGTGGTGGCGCGGCTGCTGGCGATGTGGGTGCCCCGATGAACGCCAACCCGTTCTCGCTGTGGGTGTATCTGTCGCAGACGCCGCTGCTGTGGCTGACCGTGACGCTGCTGGTCTATGCGGCGACCGATGCGGTGTCGCAGGCGACCGGGCGCAATCCGCTGGTGAATCCGGTTCTGCACGCGATGTGGATTATCGGCGTGTTCCTGTGGGCGACCGGCACCTCCTACACCACCTATTTCAGCGGCGCGCAGTTCGTGCATTTCCTGCTCGGCCCCGCCACCGTGGCGCTGGCGGTGCCGCTGTACGAGAACCGCAAGCTGGTGCTGGCCGCGATCCTGCCGATGGCCCTGGCGCTGGTCGTCGGCTGCGTCACTGCGATCGTCTCGGTGGTCTGGCTGGCGCAGCTCGCCGGGCTGCCGGAAACCGTGGTGCTGTCGCTGGCGCCGAAATCGGTCACGGCGGGCGTCGCGATGGGTATCAGCGAGTCGCTGCATGCCGATCCGTCGCTCACCGCGGTGGCGGTGATCCTCACCGGCATCCTCGGCGCGATCGTCGTCTCGCCGCTGATGAACCGGCTCGGGATTCGGGATTATCGCGCGCGCGGCTTCGCGGTCGGCCTCGCCTCGCACGGCATCGGCACCGCGCGGGCCTTCCAGGTCGACGCCATCGCCGGCGTGTTCGCCGGCATCGCGATGAGCCTGAACGCGCTGATCACCGCGCTCTTGGTGCCGGTCCTGGTCACGCTGCTGGTGCACTGAGTTCGGCGCACGCTGTCGCTGCAGTGTGATTTGCCGCCGCGGCAACCACCGCGTTACGCTTTGCGCGAAATCATCCGTCCGAGGATGTCGCCGATGTCCGATGTTTCAGTGGGGCCTGCCTCTTACGTCGCGGCCCCGCCGCTGCGGTGGTCGATGCCGCGCCCGGTGGTGGCGATTGTGGCCGCGCTGATCGCGGTGACGGCCGCGACCCTGGCTTCGCCCGATGCGACGATCGCCGCGCGGGCCCAGAGCGATGCCGAACTGGTGCTGCTGCTGCGCTTCATGGCCGGCGTGAAGGCCGTGCTGGCGCTGGCCGCGCTTGGCGCGGTGGTGTGGCGGCTCGGCTATCCCGCCTCGCCGGTGTTGAGCGTAGCCTACGTGCTCGCGCCCGCCCTGATGGTCGCGGCGCCGCTGCTGATCTGGCAGATCGCCCCGACCGCGCTCGGCGCCGGGCTGTTTCATGGCGGCTTGGCGCTGCTGCTGCTGGCTTTGTTCGCCGACCGCGGCCAGGCCTCGGAACTGGTCCGGCGCACATTGTTGGTGCGGCGTACGGCCTGAGCGCTACGCTGCCGGCAGCTTCAGCCAATCGAGCAGCGCGACGTTGGCCTCGCGCGGGTAGCTGTGACTGAGGTCGGCGATCTCGCGGTAGCTGACGTCGGCGCCGGCCGAGACCAGCGCCTCGTGGGCCTGCCGAGCCACCTCCACCGGAAACATCCAGTCGTGGCGGCCGTGAACGATCTGGATCGGCAGCCCGCGCAGCCGAGCGGAATCCGCCGCGCCGGCGAGCAGCGGATGAAAGCTCGCGGCGATCGGCGCCAGATGGGTGAACGGCGAGTCGCTGGTCAGGCCCGAGACGTAGCAGAACGTGCCGCCGTCGCTGAGGCCGGTCAGCAGCCGCCGCGACGGATCGACCCGCCAATGCCCCCGCACCTCGTCGAGGATGCGGGCCAGATTGGGCGAATCGACATCCTCGCCCATCAGCGCCCAGGTTCGCCCCCTCGCAGTCGGCGCCACCACGATGGCGCCGCGGGCGCGGGCGTCACGCAGCCAGCTCCACAGGAACAGCCGGCCGTGACCGCTGCCGCCGTGCAGCGCCATCACCAGCGGCCACTCCCGGTCCGGGTCGTAATATTCCGGCACGTAGAGCGAATAGCCGCCACGACTGCCGGGCTCGTTGAACCGGTGAAACACGCCGCTGTCCGGATGCTTCGGCTGCGTCAGTCGCGCCAGCAATGTTTCTTTCTGCTGGCTGTCCGGATCGAGGAAGAAACTCGACACCGGCGGCAGAGTGGCCGCGAGCGGATACAGCGCCTCCAGTCCCTGAGGCAGACGCCGGAGCGCCCGGAAGACGTCGCCGAGATCGCCCTGGCCGGCATCGACCGCGCGCAGGCCGGCAAATGCCGCGAGCGCCTGCTCGCCGGCGGTCTGGAGCGGCCCACGCAGATGCGCGAAGGTCTCGGGCCAATTCGCCAGTCGTGGCAACTCGGCCTGCAGGGCCTGTTCGGGCGTGCCGGCGAGCTTGAGCAGGTCGCCGAATTCCGGCGGATGCAGATAGCGCGCGACGAAGCCGAGCGATTCGAGGCTCTGCAGCAGCGGCGGCAGCAGCGCCACGATGTCGTCGATCACGGCCTCGCTCATCCCATCCCTTTCCGATCTTGTGTTGTACGGCCCGACAGTGTCAGGGATCGGGGGCGCTGCAAACCGCAAACAAGAATGCTGCGGTGATCGGGCGGGGTCCCATTCGGCGCAAAACCCTTTAGGGTGGCGAGGAGCCAAAGTCCGAGCGGAACGTTGCCGTCGGCGAGGCAAGGGGACCTGGATGCCGGCATCCGAAAACAAGTTCTTCATTCTGCTGCTGGTGGTCGCCACCGGACTGTTCGGTTGGATTCTGTGGCCGCTGTACAGCGCCGTGCTGTGGGGCATGGTGATCGCGATCCTGTTCGCGCCGCTGAACCGCCAGCTCAACCGCGCCTTCGGCTTCCGGCGCAATCTCGCGGCCTTCACCTCGGTAGCGATCATCGTGCTGATGGTGCTGTTGCCGATGTCGCTGCTCGGCGCCGCCCTGGCGCGCGAGGCGGCTGCGACCTACACCAAGATCGAGTCCGGCAACCTCGATCTGCTGAAAACCATGCGGGAGCTATTGGCGTCCCGGCCCGATTGGCTCGGCGATCTGCTCAGCCGGTTCGGCGTCGGCAATCTCGCGGACATACAGCAGCGGCTGTCGGCTGCGCTATTGCGCGGCAGCCAGTATCTGGCCGGGCAGGCGCTCGATATAGGCCAGAGCACCTTCGACTTCACCGTCAATCTGTTCGTGATGGTGTATCTGCTGTTCTTCCTGCTGCGTGACGGCGATCTGTTGGCCGGACGTATCCGCCGCGCGATGCCGCTCGGCGTCGATCATCAGAGCCGGCTGCTCGACAAGTTCACCGTGGTGATCCGTGCCACCGTGAAGGGCAACATGCTGATCGCGCTGATTCAGGGCGCGCTCGGCGGGCTCGCCTTCTATGTGCTCGGCATCAGCGGCGCGCTGATGTGGGCGGTGGTGATGGCGTTCCTGTCGCTTCTGCCGGCGGTCGGAGCCGGAATCGTCTGGCTGCCGATGGCGCTGTATCTGATCGCCACCGGCTCGGTTTGGCATGGCGTCGGGTTGGTCGTCTGGGGCTCGCTGGTGATCGGCATGGTCGACAACTTCCTCCGCCCGATCCTGGTCGGCAAAGATACGCGGATGCCGGACTACGTGGTGCTGATCTCCACCCTCGGCGGTCTCGAAGTGTTCGGCCTGAACGGCTTCGTGATCGGCCCGGTGATCGCCGCGATGTTCATCGCCACCTGGGACATCTATTCGTCCGCGCGCCAGGATGCCGGCGATACGCCGCCGATCGGTGCCAATGCCAGCCCGGTCGAGGCCGAGCCGGTCGCAGTCGCCCCGATCCGTAGCGATCGTGGCACGACGCCGGTCGCTTAAATCCCGAACCAGGGTTGCAGCAGCCGGGCGAACCGGTTCTTGAACCGCAGCGGCGCGTCGGTGACGGCGAGGCAGATGCAGTCCTCGCCCGGGCCGGCCTGCGGCTGGTGTTCGGTGCGCTCGTCGGTCTCGGCGACGTCGCCGCGCCGCATCACGGTGTCGCCGTCACACAGCGATCCGTGCAGCACCAGCGTCAGTTCGCGCCCGGAATGGCCGTGTTCGAACACCCGCGTGCCGGCCTCGAACCGCAGCATCCGGGCGCGCGGCCGGCAGCCTGGGATGTCGATGGTGATCTGTTGCACGCGCGGTGCCAGCCGGGTCCAGCGCAAGCCGGCAAGGTCAGTACCGAGATAGCTGCGCAGCGGCTCGGGAATCACGATGTCGGAGCGCGGCCGCAGCGCCGTGGCAGGGATGGCGGAGGGAATCTCTGGCTCGGCTTGGGTCCGCGCCAGCACGCTCTGCCACAAGTCCGGCGTCACGTCCGCGGCGGGCAGCGCGTCGAGCATTTCGCCGCCGAGCGCATCGGCGGCGGCGGCCCGCGCACGGCAATGCGGGCACAGCGCCAGATGGGTGGCGACCAACAGGCTAGAAGCTTCGTCCAGCGCGCCGGCGGCGTAGCTCAGCAGCAGATCGTCGCCGATGTGGTGCCGCACCGTCATCGCGGCTCTCCGACGGGCGCATCGAGTGCCGCCCGCAGCTTGCCGAAGGCGAGCCGGATTCGCGACTTCACGGTGCCGACCGGCAGGCCGAGCTGCTCGGCGATCTCGCTGTGCGATTGGTTTTCGTAGAACGACAGCATCAAAACACTCTTCTCGTTGAACGACAGCGTCTCCATCACGTCGCGCACCCGCTGCTCAGTTTCGGTGCGCTCCAGCCGGCGGTCGGGCGGCTCCTCCTCGTCGGGCACGAATGCCGGATCGTTGGGATCGAAGTTCGGCCGCTTCGCCTGGCGCAGCCGGTCGATGCTGAGATTGCGCGCGATGGTGAAGATCCAGGTCGAAGCCGAGGCTCTGGCCGGGTCGAACTGCGCGGCGCTGCGCCAGACCGACACCATCGTCTCCTGGGTGATCTCTTCGGCCAGGGCCGGATCGCCGCCACGCCGGGCGAAGTATGATTTTAGGCGCGGTGCGAAATGGCGAAACAGCATCTCGAACGCGGCTCGATCCTGTGCGGCCGCGATCCGGACGATGCAGTCCGCCATCTCCGCCGAAGGCGGGCGTGGACCGTCGCGCAATTGATCCATGACGACCGCTCCGTTGCCGGGCGCGCACCGATCCGCAAGATCGCCTTGAAGCGCACGCTCTGAACCCTGCAGCCTAACGCGGGACGCGGCGATGCGGAGCGCGCCATGTGTCGCGCTCACATGCTCGCGAGTAGTAATCAGGTAGTCGCGCGTGAGGACCGAATCTGGTGTGCGGAGAATCATGAGCAGCGAGCGCGCGATCGGATTGATTGCATTTGTTCTGATACGAACCAGCCGATCGTTTGGATCACCGCATCCCGACAAAAAATCGCATGCGGCAACCGAGCGCATCAGGCCGGGCCCGGCTCACGCGGCTGTGATGGCGAAGCGGTGATCCGACGGCGCCGCCGCTTCGTAAACAGCGTGCTAACAGCCAACG from Rhodopseudomonas palustris carries:
- the hrpB gene encoding ATP-dependent helicase HrpB — protein: MTRTFDTPLPIDDALDELTAALEASNTAVLVAPPGAGKTTRVPLALLDAPWLKNQKIIVLEPRRIAARASAERMAKTLGEKAGETVGYRVRFGSKVSRATRIEVVTEGIFTRQILDDPELTGVAAVLFDEFHERSLDADLGLALARDAQQGLREDLRILVMSATIDGARVARLLGDAPVVESLGRAFPVETRYLGRRSDAPSERQMAEAIAQALRAETGSVLAFLPGAAEIRRTETMLRERVQDPAVEIVPLFGALDAAVQDRAIQPAPKGQRKVVLATSIAETSLTIEGVRIVVDCGLSRVPRYEPDLGLTRLETVRASRAAVDQRRGRAGRIEPGVCYRLWDEPQTASLPAYTQPEILSADLSSLLLDLAQWGVADPSSLAFLDPPPQPALKEARELLGELGALDPDGRITDEGRSLRAMALPPRLARMIVDAARHGCAEDAAEIAAILTERGLGGDGADLDHRRDQFRRDRSQRASSARQMAQRWAAQAASSSRSPQDAGELSSGVLLAFAFPDRVAKNRGNGSFTLANGRGAAVEQTSALARAPYLAVGELTGSAAQGRILLAAPITLSEIELHFGDQITDADEVSFDRSAMALRARRRRGLHAITLSEAPLALTPSEQTARGLADGLVAAGLDRLPWSKQLQQWRGRVMFLRKAEGDPWPDLSDAALAESRENWLVPALFDKTGLRDFSASDLSDALMNLLPWELRGRLDREAPTHFEAPTGSKLPIDYEAEQGPTIAVRLQELFGLTSHPSVAGGAVPLVLELLSPAHRPVQVTRDLPGFWRGSYAGVRADLRGRYPRHPWPEDPASAPPTRRAKPKGS
- a CDS encoding acetyl-CoA hydrolase/transferase family protein; translated protein: MVNAERILAPHLRSKVMTAADAAALIPSGAHVGMSGFTGAGYPKLLPLALAERINAHHARGQKFKVSVWTGASTAPELDGALAKVDGIEMRLPYQSDPTCRKRINAGRMEYIDIHLSHVAQHAWFGFLGKLDIAVVEVAGIREDGSLIPSSSIGNNKTWLDLADKVILEVNAWQDIRLEGMHDVYYGTQLPPNRKPIPIIASGDRIGEQYLRCDSAKIVAIVETNLPDRNSAFSPPDDTSQAIAGHILDFLGHEVKKGRLPHNLLPLQSGVGNVANAVMAGLEDGPFENLTAYTEVLQDGMLHLLRKGKLTHASATALSLSPEGYDEFLRNLDFYRERIVLRQQEISNHPEVIRRLGVIAMNGMIEADIYGNVNSTHVMGTSIMNGIGGSGDFARNSFLSFFMTPSAAKGGKISCIVPMTSHVDHTEHDVQVIVTEQGLADLRGLSPKQRAKVIIENCAHPTFRPALKEYFKRALEYSPGLHTPHILDEALTFLPNWMANKAAREAWRDDAVVQADAWR
- a CDS encoding acyltransferase family protein encodes the protein MTANGTLAPRMHGGRVDWVDYAKGICIIMVVMMHSVLGVEAAAGQASFMHYVVEFARPFRMPDFFLISGLFLAVVIDRGWRTYLDRKVVHFAYFYVLWVTIQFAFKAPSFAAEMGWIGVAKLYALSFIDPFGTLWFIYLLPIFFVVTKLTRRLPPLLIWAVAALLESLHVNTGWMVPDEFCARFFYFYTGYLFARHVFAFSDAARARPALALIGLAGWAVINAVLVHSGAADLPVISLLLGLAGACAIITVGTLLAEKRWLDGLRFCGEHSIVIYLAFFLPMAISRSLLLKYAPFLDLGVIAIIVNIAGVVGALIIWKLAMKSVATFLFERPDAFWIAPRKQTPRLQAAE
- a CDS encoding disulfide bond formation protein B produces the protein MTADLIDHRGTLSKTGRPERIAGSVALTVAVVAVAALGLAWFSQLVLELAPCKLCLEQRYAYYLDVPLGLLIAFAAWRRASVGLLAAGLVVLGLMALGNAGLAAYHAGVEWRFWAGPSDCSGPILDLSKAGGLLAQLDTVKVVRCDEVQWRFLGLSFAGYNVLASLALAALCGWGLVRLKRR